In Nitrospirota bacterium, a single genomic region encodes these proteins:
- a CDS encoding transporter codes for MAAIAGVLVALVDSVAGVAAEQKNGQEAPNWQVSFSPTYSSGKYGTDTTTDIAYLPLSIRRLFDDGDVTFTIPYICISSTGAVTLLSGVPNRVSSSGSSGSGSSGSGGGPPGGIPGGSSGPGSGRGKSPGSVEPTASTDCGIGDLILRGRYYLVDERDWIPTIAVTGRIKFPTADENRGLGTGEFDEGFGVEVSKTLVGNWLGFVDFGYIFIGDPPGVDLRNQWYYDFGVGYNATKNLLLSAYYEEYRALIPNLSNPRDFLFALNYKATSALRFNASLLVGLSDGAPAYGLTGGISWRF; via the coding sequence ATGGCCGCCATTGCGGGAGTGCTCGTTGCGCTGGTCGATTCGGTCGCGGGCGTCGCAGCCGAACAGAAGAACGGCCAGGAGGCGCCGAATTGGCAGGTCAGTTTCTCGCCGACCTATTCGAGCGGCAAGTATGGCACGGATACGACGACCGATATCGCCTATCTGCCGCTGTCGATTCGCCGCCTCTTTGACGACGGCGATGTCACCTTTACGATCCCCTACATCTGCATCAGCAGCACCGGCGCGGTGACGCTGCTCAGCGGGGTGCCCAACCGGGTGAGCAGCAGCGGCAGCAGCGGGTCAGGCAGCAGCGGGTCGGGGGGCGGGCCTCCGGGCGGCATTCCCGGCGGCAGCAGCGGGCCGGGGAGCGGAAGAGGCAAAAGTCCCGGCAGTGTCGAACCGACCGCATCCACCGATTGCGGGATCGGCGACCTGATTCTTCGGGGCCGCTATTACCTGGTGGACGAGCGGGATTGGATTCCCACGATCGCGGTGACGGGGCGGATCAAGTTTCCCACCGCGGACGAGAATCGAGGCCTGGGCACCGGCGAGTTCGATGAAGGCTTCGGCGTCGAGGTGAGCAAGACGCTGGTCGGCAACTGGTTGGGGTTCGTGGATTTCGGCTACATCTTCATCGGCGATCCGCCGGGGGTGGACCTGCGGAACCAGTGGTACTACGATTTCGGCGTCGGATACAACGCCACCAAGAATCTCTTACTCAGCGCGTACTACGAGGAGTATCGGGCGCTGATTCCGAACCTCTCCAACCCTCGCGACTTCCTCTTCGCCTTGAATTACAAAGCCACTTCCGCGCTCCGGTTCAACGCCTCGCTCCTGGTCGGGCTCTCCGACGGCGCGCCGGCCTACGGCCTGACCGGCGGGATCAGTTGGCGATTTTAG
- a CDS encoding DEAD/DEAH box helicase has product MTRFSVIESVRHLIEQYRSFIKSSYRLADPHLRAQFEKHVNRAEVLVKGPYVTLARDFAEGERLDQLLASGCGHPALACLHWPFGAMALYAHQEDALRAVEGGRNVIVKTGTGSGKTEAFLLPVLSGVLRLKEQGIRGTKAILLYPMNALANDQLLRLRNLLRDSNTGITFALYTGDSETVTSALGEPLARHELTRREDIRHNPPDILLTNYKQLEFLLVRKADRSLFTPSLRYVVLDELHSYRGALATEIACLLRRLKARCGLKRGDLHAIGTSATVSQDAGGDAALARFATELFDELFEPADIIGERYRDTPASGPPYDPPAVQLSEEDLRTLSQADQNKLVRLAEYLCGRQAPASGSTHRKLLALLAGNRAVSTLQLAAALPQTFDELADVLRKTVPSYGQLSREAVVRLIEAYLLLGSYGDDEHPPLLRPKLHTFFHGVYDVGLCMNPACRTLATDGSDRCRSCGGAVRPAVLCRTCGQDFVKVRFDPDHQEQTIPNEEFLSDEETAFITPFLIGERADSDDDTNGGEPEDEEPRPRRRRQTAAEKRLKQFYVDHVRGIVFPVEPDGVPKENLSIQHVLRGRGSTCPVCNSRYTRGDVLTLLRTGVASSVSVLGTHHLDRVPEDERKLLIFADNRQDAAHQAGYMSDRHRQFALRHAVEAAVREAGPSGIALQDLPNRVREIFQNIGLVKRILTRDEEASWRRTLEYEIAGEFCRASHQRITLENLALVEVQYEFLDRLVTDPRFLDCCRRANLEVEKGAVLLRAMLDFMRRKRAVSFDFYQSFLDPKKTPWSWLTDDPYGLAIPEHERGAVFFMLDRPEALRSRSVSGIKLEPLVKDTDRGAAGGIAKLVCDKAGLDNTIADEWVRRVIALLSEYEMLEPPPVVPEPVRRHLHGQRPLQLAKRIVRLVKAEQGWRCRKCSIWRPYRIDVCLASTGCSGVNEDLQLSSADPGNYYVQLYTADRPRRLRALEHTAQIDQDTRAKREQEFKDGKIEALVCSPTLELGVDIGSLYSVLLRNAPHTPANYVQRAGRAGRRLRIGFVTTFCGAGPHDRHCFEDPAWLVRGEFKPPVVRLANEKILARHARSFALEELNEDFSWLMGELLEDIQNPAVLKRDRYAHLLEALRAHSAEVSAKAIDVFGHKVHVANVVNDFPDEFERTVARWHERVIRLHREFHAYARIVSTRESEQKRRARERAYRELTTDREKAFVLSYFAEEGVLPSYQFPTDTFSLDPGVGDTPTLRRPAWIALFEFAPGNMVYANGHKLKSIRAFFEGGRRSGPGDHGADQTGRVERFCFCNQCGFAAKEVVNNCPQCGHRMTDQAEVALIDAFEAEEHTQITSAEDSRQRLTFKRQEHLLDAAHREARLYPYEFVTLEFRNHANLLVTNWGRQSRETDRGEQFDLCPICGRHRPHGLTGRRLARWDENHRGICSGDPRPFILGYEFFADVLLFPLIPGIAPADNDEAIAFCRTLGKALVVGAQERLEIEQDEIAYFQHPDGAGGWTLVFYETAPGGAGYLEQLAQDLRGWAKASYDRLYNHDCERACYRCLKTARNQFDHALLNKELVRSFLFQLSMVEPRAAPHVGRAHGGRASSLEWLEHLKTDRPAQPTSETAIEQALLHAIRAGDRLPEPVPQYPVCDHSQKPITVPDFAYPDRRIAIYCDGFAYHGNRDTLESDAHKRNLLQAMGWKVLVFWGRQILRDPRACEAQIWQCYQFR; this is encoded by the coding sequence ATGACGCGTTTTTCTGTCATCGAAAGCGTCCGGCACCTGATCGAGCAGTACCGCAGCTTCATCAAGAGCTCGTACAGGCTTGCCGATCCACACCTGCGTGCCCAGTTCGAGAAACACGTGAACCGTGCCGAGGTACTCGTCAAGGGACCGTACGTAACCCTCGCGCGTGACTTCGCCGAGGGGGAACGGCTCGATCAGCTTCTCGCCTCGGGCTGCGGCCACCCAGCACTCGCATGTCTCCACTGGCCGTTCGGCGCGATGGCCCTGTATGCCCACCAGGAGGACGCGCTGCGCGCGGTCGAGGGCGGCCGAAATGTCATCGTCAAGACGGGGACCGGCAGTGGGAAGACCGAAGCGTTTCTCCTGCCTGTGCTCTCCGGGGTGCTGCGGCTGAAGGAGCAAGGAATCCGGGGAACAAAGGCCATCCTGCTGTATCCGATGAACGCGCTGGCCAACGACCAGTTGCTGCGCCTGCGGAACCTCCTGCGCGACTCGAACACGGGCATCACGTTTGCCCTCTATACCGGCGACAGCGAGACCGTGACGTCGGCGCTGGGCGAACCGCTGGCCCGCCATGAGCTCACTCGGCGGGAGGACATCCGGCACAACCCACCCGACATCCTGCTGACCAACTACAAGCAGCTCGAGTTCCTATTGGTCCGAAAGGCTGACCGTTCGCTGTTCACGCCGTCGCTCCGGTATGTCGTGCTCGACGAACTCCATAGCTACCGGGGGGCGTTGGCCACGGAGATTGCCTGCCTCCTGCGCCGGTTGAAGGCGCGATGTGGTCTCAAGCGAGGCGATCTGCACGCAATCGGCACGTCGGCCACAGTTTCGCAGGATGCGGGCGGCGATGCCGCACTGGCTCGCTTTGCGACAGAGCTGTTCGACGAATTGTTCGAGCCTGCGGACATCATCGGAGAGCGCTACCGCGACACCCCTGCTTCTGGACCACCCTACGACCCGCCGGCCGTCCAATTGTCCGAAGAAGACCTGCGAACGTTGTCTCAGGCGGACCAGAACAAACTGGTAAGGCTCGCGGAATACCTCTGCGGGCGTCAGGCTCCGGCCTCTGGCTCGACACACCGGAAACTCCTCGCACTCTTGGCCGGCAATCGTGCGGTCTCGACCCTCCAGTTAGCGGCTGCTTTGCCGCAGACGTTCGATGAGCTGGCCGACGTCCTCCGCAAGACGGTCCCCTCGTACGGTCAACTGTCGCGGGAGGCAGTGGTCCGGCTCATCGAAGCGTATCTCTTGCTCGGAAGTTACGGTGACGACGAGCACCCACCCTTGCTCCGCCCCAAATTACACACCTTTTTCCACGGCGTGTACGACGTCGGGCTCTGCATGAACCCGGCGTGCCGGACGCTGGCTACCGATGGGTCCGATCGTTGTCGTTCTTGTGGCGGTGCTGTCCGTCCGGCGGTGCTGTGCCGCACCTGCGGGCAGGATTTCGTGAAGGTTCGCTTCGATCCCGATCACCAGGAACAGACGATCCCCAACGAGGAGTTCCTCAGTGACGAAGAGACCGCCTTCATCACGCCCTTCCTCATCGGCGAACGCGCCGATTCGGACGACGACACCAATGGGGGTGAGCCGGAGGACGAGGAGCCCCGACCGCGCCGTCGCCGTCAAACCGCGGCCGAGAAGCGGCTCAAACAGTTCTATGTGGATCATGTTCGCGGGATCGTCTTCCCCGTCGAACCTGACGGTGTGCCCAAGGAAAATCTGAGCATTCAGCATGTGCTGCGTGGACGGGGCTCGACCTGTCCGGTTTGTAACAGCCGCTATACTCGCGGTGATGTGTTGACGTTGTTACGAACCGGCGTGGCCTCCAGCGTGTCGGTGCTGGGCACCCATCACCTCGACCGTGTACCGGAAGACGAACGGAAGCTGCTCATCTTCGCCGATAACCGGCAGGATGCGGCGCACCAGGCGGGTTATATGAGCGACCGGCACCGCCAGTTCGCACTGCGGCACGCGGTTGAGGCGGCGGTCCGAGAAGCTGGACCGTCCGGCATCGCGCTGCAGGATTTGCCGAACCGCGTGCGAGAAATTTTCCAGAACATTGGGCTGGTAAAACGGATCCTCACCCGAGATGAGGAAGCGTCCTGGCGCCGCACGCTGGAATATGAGATCGCCGGCGAGTTTTGCCGTGCCTCCCACCAGCGCATCACGCTGGAGAATCTCGCGCTGGTCGAGGTGCAGTATGAATTTCTGGACCGGCTCGTCACCGATCCTCGTTTTCTCGATTGTTGCCGGCGCGCAAATCTCGAGGTGGAAAAGGGCGCGGTGCTTCTCCGCGCGATGCTCGATTTCATGCGCCGCAAGCGCGCCGTCTCGTTCGATTTCTACCAATCGTTTCTCGATCCGAAGAAAACACCATGGAGTTGGCTGACAGATGACCCCTATGGACTGGCCATCCCCGAGCATGAGCGCGGTGCTGTGTTCTTCATGCTCGACCGGCCTGAAGCGCTGCGCAGCCGATCGGTCTCCGGCATCAAGCTCGAGCCGCTGGTCAAAGACACGGATCGCGGCGCTGCGGGAGGCATCGCCAAGCTCGTGTGCGACAAGGCAGGACTCGACAACACGATCGCCGACGAATGGGTCCGGCGAGTGATCGCTCTACTGAGTGAGTACGAGATGCTCGAGCCTCCGCCGGTTGTGCCCGAGCCAGTGAGACGACATTTGCACGGGCAGCGGCCCCTGCAACTTGCCAAACGGATCGTGCGCCTCGTGAAAGCCGAACAGGGGTGGCGATGTCGCAAATGCTCGATCTGGCGACCCTACCGGATCGATGTCTGCCTGGCCTCAACCGGATGTTCTGGGGTCAATGAGGACCTCCAACTGAGCAGTGCCGACCCGGGCAACTATTACGTGCAGCTCTACACCGCCGACCGTCCGCGGCGGCTGCGCGCGCTTGAGCACACCGCACAGATCGATCAGGACACCCGGGCCAAGCGCGAGCAGGAATTCAAGGACGGCAAGATCGAAGCTCTGGTATGCAGCCCAACACTGGAACTCGGTGTGGATATCGGCTCCCTCTACAGCGTGCTTCTTCGCAACGCACCGCATACGCCGGCCAACTATGTCCAGCGCGCGGGCCGTGCAGGCCGACGACTTCGTATCGGATTCGTGACTACCTTCTGTGGCGCTGGTCCACATGATCGCCATTGCTTTGAAGATCCGGCCTGGTTGGTCCGTGGTGAATTCAAACCGCCCGTCGTTCGCCTGGCGAATGAGAAAATCCTCGCGCGGCATGCGCGTTCTTTTGCACTGGAAGAGTTGAACGAAGACTTTTCCTGGCTCATGGGCGAATTGCTTGAAGACATCCAGAATCCGGCCGTGCTCAAGCGCGATCGTTATGCCCACCTTCTCGAGGCATTGCGGGCGCACAGCGCAGAGGTCAGTGCCAAGGCAATCGACGTGTTCGGACACAAGGTCCATGTCGCGAACGTCGTGAACGACTTTCCGGACGAGTTCGAACGCACAGTAGCGAGATGGCACGAGCGGGTGATACGTCTACACCGCGAATTCCACGCGTACGCACGCATCGTCTCGACCCGTGAATCGGAGCAGAAGCGAAGAGCGCGCGAACGCGCCTATCGGGAATTGACGACGGACCGAGAAAAAGCCTTCGTGCTCTCGTATTTTGCGGAAGAAGGCGTCCTTCCCTCGTACCAATTTCCGACCGATACGTTCTCGCTGGATCCCGGCGTGGGCGACACACCGACGCTGCGGAGACCCGCCTGGATCGCCCTCTTCGAATTTGCGCCGGGCAACATGGTCTATGCCAACGGGCACAAGCTCAAAAGCATCCGGGCCTTTTTCGAAGGTGGCCGGCGCTCCGGTCCTGGCGATCACGGTGCCGACCAGACCGGCCGCGTCGAGCGGTTTTGCTTCTGCAATCAGTGCGGCTTTGCCGCTAAAGAGGTCGTGAACAACTGCCCGCAGTGCGGCCACCGGATGACCGACCAGGCCGAAGTCGCATTGATCGATGCATTTGAAGCGGAGGAACATACCCAGATTACCTCGGCGGAGGACAGTCGGCAGCGCCTGACCTTCAAGCGTCAAGAACACTTGCTGGACGCTGCGCATCGAGAGGCACGGCTTTATCCGTATGAATTCGTGACGCTCGAGTTCCGTAACCATGCCAACCTCCTGGTCACGAATTGGGGGAGGCAGAGCCGTGAGACTGATCGAGGCGAGCAATTCGATTTGTGTCCGATCTGTGGTCGCCACCGGCCGCACGGGCTGACAGGGAGACGACTGGCTCGGTGGGATGAGAACCATCGAGGCATCTGCAGCGGAGATCCGCGACCATTCATCCTCGGCTATGAATTCTTCGCTGACGTGCTGCTCTTTCCTCTTATTCCAGGGATTGCCCCCGCGGACAACGATGAAGCCATTGCATTCTGCCGGACGCTCGGTAAGGCGCTGGTGGTCGGGGCACAAGAGCGGCTCGAGATTGAGCAGGACGAAATCGCCTATTTCCAGCATCCAGATGGGGCAGGAGGCTGGACTTTAGTGTTCTACGAGACTGCACCCGGCGGCGCTGGGTACCTGGAACAGCTTGCTCAGGACCTTCGCGGCTGGGCAAAAGCGTCTTACGACCGCCTGTACAACCATGACTGCGAGCGAGCGTGTTACCGCTGCCTTAAAACCGCTCGCAACCAGTTCGACCATGCCTTGCTGAATAAAGAGCTGGTGCGAAGCTTTCTCTTCCAACTGAGCATGGTTGAGCCAAGAGCGGCACCGCACGTCGGGCGGGCGCATGGAGGCCGAGCTTCATCACTCGAATGGTTGGAACATCTGAAGACGGATCGGCCAGCGCAGCCCACATCCGAAACGGCCATCGAACAGGCGTTGCTTCACGCGATCCGTGCAGGTGATCGGCTTCCGGAGCCAGTGCCTCAATACCCGGTCTGTGATCACAGCCAGAAGCCCATTACCGTGCCAGACTTTGCCTACCCGGATCGTCGCATCGCGATTTATTGTGACGGGTTCGCTTATCACGGTAACCGAGACACCCTGGAAAGTGACGCGCATAAACGGAATCTCTTGCAGGCGATGGGTTGGAAGGTGTTGGTGTTCTGGGGACGACAAATCTTGCGGGACCCTCGTGCTTGCGAAGCGCAGATTTGGCAGTGCTATCAATTCCGTTAA
- a CDS encoding isoamylase early set domain-containing protein has protein sequence MDEFELLLQRFVDNDLTPDERVRVLTALDQDAVLRRRLLEIELLVAEAGRLPRLAPSSRFLAQVRARVRESNATRWSRIADWLLTPRALHWRPAGALAAAVFALAVVIGVARVAIDRSAPPAMLQASTEPTVLVRLVLLEPQARSVAVAGDFNGWNPERTPLSRVDGGVWTATIPLKPGRYHYMYVVDGTQWVADPFAREESLDGFGSRNAVLDIEPPL, from the coding sequence ATGGATGAATTCGAACTGCTGCTCCAACGGTTCGTGGACAACGACCTGACGCCGGACGAGCGCGTCCGCGTGTTGACCGCGCTCGACCAGGACGCGGTCTTGCGGCGGCGGTTGTTGGAGATCGAGCTGCTCGTCGCGGAGGCCGGACGGCTGCCGAGATTGGCGCCGTCGAGCCGATTTCTCGCACAGGTCCGAGCCCGCGTGCGTGAGTCCAACGCGACGAGATGGAGCCGAATCGCGGACTGGCTGCTCACGCCGCGCGCGCTGCACTGGAGGCCGGCCGGGGCGCTGGCTGCCGCGGTCTTTGCGCTGGCGGTGGTGATCGGGGTCGCCCGTGTCGCGATCGATCGGTCCGCGCCGCCCGCGATGCTCCAGGCCTCAACCGAACCGACCGTGCTGGTGCGGCTGGTGTTGCTGGAGCCGCAGGCGCGCTCGGTCGCGGTGGCCGGCGATTTCAACGGCTGGAATCCGGAGCGGACGCCGCTCTCCCGCGTCGATGGCGGCGTCTGGACCGCGACGATCCCGCTCAAGCCCGGTCGCTACCATTATATGTACGTGGTGGACGGCACGCAGTGGGTCGCGGATCCCTTCGCGCGCGAGGAAAGTCTGGACGGATTCGGCTCGCGCAATGCGGTGCTGGACATCGAACCGCCGTTGTAA
- a CDS encoding XRE family transcriptional regulator, with amino-acid sequence MNDLISRRFRLARERAGLTQTRLSQMLGFKDRQTVAAIEAGQRKLSAEELVRAMQVLHVDVDFFTDRFRLVGEGSFSWRTSKEATAGLLDSFEEKAGRWIALYRQLGQGKAVAGGPLQPRLPLRASSTYEEARTAAEALGREWDLGQIPALRLADRVREKLGALVLYVDAPKSISGAACQVPGLNAILINRKEPEGRRHYDLAHEVFHLLTWEQMPPEHREGDIPRGGKGGRVEQLADTFASALLMPERTLAPRWQARGQSDIHAWLNTVATELMVTAVALKWRLVQLGWLTKADLLEIRDTRLTANGRPRKPLPTPKLFSEEFVHRLQEALAKGALSVRRAASLLEMTIEDLAGLFKDYGLPVPFDL; translated from the coding sequence ATGAATGACTTGATATCCCGGCGCTTTCGGTTGGCGCGCGAGCGAGCTGGTCTCACCCAAACCCGACTCTCCCAGATGCTCGGCTTCAAGGACCGCCAGACCGTCGCGGCGATCGAGGCGGGTCAGCGGAAACTCAGCGCCGAAGAACTCGTTCGCGCGATGCAGGTTTTGCACGTGGACGTGGACTTCTTCACCGATCGTTTTCGCTTGGTCGGGGAGGGCTCGTTCTCCTGGCGCACGTCCAAAGAGGCCACGGCAGGCCTTCTCGATTCTTTCGAGGAGAAGGCTGGGCGCTGGATTGCCCTCTATCGGCAACTGGGGCAGGGCAAAGCCGTTGCGGGAGGCCCGCTGCAGCCGCGCCTGCCGCTCAGAGCAAGCAGCACGTATGAAGAGGCGCGCACGGCTGCCGAGGCCCTGGGTCGCGAGTGGGATTTGGGACAAATCCCCGCTCTGCGCCTCGCGGATCGTGTGCGGGAAAAGCTTGGGGCACTGGTGCTGTATGTCGATGCGCCTAAGAGCATTTCCGGCGCGGCCTGCCAGGTGCCTGGCCTTAATGCGATCTTGATCAATCGCAAAGAACCCGAAGGCCGGCGACATTACGATCTGGCGCACGAAGTCTTTCACTTGCTCACCTGGGAGCAGATGCCTCCCGAACACCGCGAGGGCGACATTCCGCGAGGCGGCAAGGGAGGCCGTGTGGAACAGTTGGCGGATACCTTCGCCTCCGCTCTCCTCATGCCGGAACGTACGCTGGCCCCTCGCTGGCAAGCCCGTGGTCAGTCCGATATTCATGCTTGGCTCAATACCGTAGCGACCGAACTCATGGTCACAGCGGTGGCCCTCAAATGGCGGCTGGTGCAACTCGGCTGGCTGACCAAGGCGGACCTCTTGGAGATTCGTGATACGCGCCTGACGGCTAACGGCCGCCCGCGGAAGCCGTTGCCGACACCAAAGTTGTTCAGCGAAGAATTTGTGCATCGTCTGCAAGAAGCGTTGGCCAAGGGCGCGCTTTCGGTCCGGCGTGCCGCATCTCTTTTGGAAATGACCATCGAAGACCTCGCCGGCCTCTTCAAAGACTACGGGCTTCCCGTTCCATTTGACTTATGA
- a CDS encoding sigma-70 family RNA polymerase sigma factor, whose translation MGAGRTAPDEHELLARSLRRDSDAFGQLVERYASSIVSLAYRMVGERADAEDVAQETFLAAFKALPTFRADAGFSTWLYRIAMNKCKDWLRARRARQDSIEEEAQEAWAELAVDRVTPERALTQKQVADHLERAIQKLPPLYREAFVLKHVEGLDYEEMEQIVGVNRDTLKMRVYKARTRLCRALGALQGTG comes from the coding sequence ATGGGAGCAGGCAGAACGGCCCCCGATGAACACGAACTGCTGGCCCGCAGCCTCCGCCGGGACTCGGACGCGTTCGGGCAACTGGTCGAGCGGTACGCGTCCTCCATCGTGAGCCTGGCCTATCGGATGGTGGGGGAGCGGGCCGACGCCGAGGACGTGGCGCAAGAAACCTTTCTCGCCGCCTTCAAGGCCTTGCCCACGTTCCGGGCGGATGCCGGATTCTCGACCTGGCTGTATCGGATCGCGATGAACAAGTGCAAAGACTGGCTCCGCGCGCGCCGAGCGCGGCAGGATTCCATCGAGGAGGAGGCCCAAGAAGCCTGGGCAGAACTGGCGGTGGACCGGGTCACCCCGGAACGGGCGCTCACGCAGAAGCAGGTCGCCGATCATCTGGAGCGCGCCATTCAGAAGCTGCCGCCCCTGTACCGCGAGGCGTTCGTGCTCAAGCATGTCGAGGGGCTCGACTACGAAGAGATGGAACAGATCGTCGGCGTGAATCGCGATACCCTGAAGATGCGGGTCTACAAGGCGCGGACTCGACTCTGCCGGGCGCTGGGCGCGTTGCAGGGGACCGGATGA
- a CDS encoding ATP-binding protein, with protein MLDTKEELIEKIRLGEDSVFELKSVRFRGQKLAEPKRDDLADELAAFSNTAGGVLLLGVDAKTRDVEGIPIERLDAVEAVLREICNDSLKPPLTAQIVRMTLPDSVGTERAVIKVEVPHSLFVHKSPGGYFERIGSSKREMSPEKLARLFQQRSQARIIRFDEQAVPQTTPDTLVKELWERFAAELRDDPLVLLSKLKLITKDERGAWRATVGGVLLCSDQPEQWLPGACIEAVHYRSERPDSNYQEDARTITGPLDAQIREALAFVQRNMRIAAVKSPGRVEIPQYSLRAVFEAVVNAVAHRDYSMHGSKIRLFMFPDRLELYSPGALANTLTVDSLPLRQATRNELIASLLAKCPVAVDLDVGRGRLMDKRGEGVPIILEESRKLSGKLPEYTLLDESELRLTIYAAHTGTHNE; from the coding sequence ATGCTTGATACGAAGGAGGAACTGATCGAGAAGATCCGACTTGGCGAGGATTCGGTGTTCGAACTGAAGTCCGTTCGGTTCCGTGGTCAGAAGTTGGCGGAGCCCAAGCGCGACGACCTTGCGGACGAGTTGGCCGCCTTTTCCAATACGGCCGGCGGAGTGCTTCTGCTTGGCGTCGACGCCAAGACACGTGACGTGGAGGGAATTCCGATCGAGCGCCTCGATGCAGTCGAGGCGGTTTTGCGGGAGATCTGCAACGACTCGCTCAAACCTCCCCTGACCGCGCAGATCGTGCGCATGACCTTGCCCGATTCGGTTGGAACAGAGCGTGCGGTCATTAAGGTGGAGGTCCCCCACAGCTTGTTCGTCCACAAGAGCCCCGGAGGGTACTTCGAGCGGATCGGGAGTTCGAAACGCGAGATGTCGCCTGAAAAACTGGCACGCCTATTCCAGCAGCGCAGCCAGGCCCGCATCATTCGCTTCGACGAACAAGCGGTTCCTCAGACGACGCCGGACACGCTTGTGAAGGAGCTTTGGGAGCGCTTTGCTGCAGAACTGCGGGACGATCCCTTGGTTCTTCTCAGCAAGCTCAAGCTGATCACCAAAGACGAGCGTGGGGCTTGGCGAGCAACGGTAGGTGGCGTGTTGCTGTGCTCGGACCAGCCCGAGCAATGGCTCCCGGGTGCGTGTATCGAGGCGGTTCATTATCGAAGCGAGCGACCTGACAGCAATTATCAGGAGGATGCCCGTACGATCACCGGGCCGCTCGATGCCCAAATCCGGGAAGCCCTGGCGTTCGTGCAGCGTAACATGCGCATCGCCGCTGTCAAATCGCCAGGCCGCGTGGAGATTCCGCAGTACAGCCTGCGCGCCGTCTTCGAGGCGGTCGTCAATGCTGTGGCTCACCGGGATTATTCGATGCACGGCTCCAAGATTCGGCTTTTCATGTTTCCTGATCGGCTCGAACTGTACTCGCCGGGGGCACTCGCGAATACGCTGACTGTGGATAGTCTCCCGTTGCGTCAGGCTACACGCAACGAACTGATCGCGAGCTTGTTAGCGAAGTGCCCGGTTGCCGTGGATCTCGACGTCGGACGGGGACGGTTGATGGACAAACGCGGCGAAGGGGTGCCGATCATACTCGAAGAAAGCCGAAAGTTGTCAGGCAAGTTGCCGGAATACACCCTCCTCGACGAAAGCGAGCTGAGGCTGACGATTTATGCGGCTCACACTGGAACCCACAATGAATGA
- a CDS encoding isoamylase early set domain-containing protein, producing the protein MADRLRKIGPAFALGLVLATCAAPVSQMPRAGADGVRFTVVAPSARSVAVAGDFNGWSPTAHPLKPAGRDGVWSGVVAIPEGEYRFMYVIDGKRWLTPPAADDFVRDGFGNLNGVVVVP; encoded by the coding sequence ATGGCGGATCGGCTTCGAAAAATCGGCCCGGCCTTCGCACTGGGACTGGTCCTGGCGACCTGCGCCGCGCCGGTGTCGCAAATGCCGCGGGCCGGAGCCGACGGTGTCCGGTTCACGGTCGTGGCGCCGTCGGCGCGCTCGGTCGCGGTGGCGGGCGACTTCAACGGATGGTCGCCGACGGCCCATCCGCTGAAGCCCGCCGGGCGCGATGGAGTGTGGAGCGGGGTCGTGGCGATTCCGGAGGGCGAGTATCGGTTCATGTACGTCATCGACGGCAAGCGGTGGCTCACGCCGCCGGCGGCGGACGACTTCGTGCGGGATGGATTCGGGAATCTCAATGGCGTGGTGGTAGTGCCGTAA